Genomic window (Amaranthus tricolor cultivar Red isolate AtriRed21 chromosome 7, ASM2621246v1, whole genome shotgun sequence):
GAGGCTAACTAGCTAGGGTGGGAACACATTAGCAAAAACTTTACCAAtttgtataaatatatttaaatacccATTTGGGTAAACTATATTTAATCTAATTGAAAGTGATATAAGTACATACGTGTGATTTATACaccaaaaaaatttgaaaaattttaaatgtccacgtctaatttaaaaaattttcaaaaatgtagTGTTAAAGATGCAAACTAATAAAACTACACAACATAAAAAGCTCAAAATAGATATATTTACATTTAAATACTAAGAGTTAATGATATTATTAGAGtaaataatcagaattttttaACAATGATTGGTGAAAATTTTTGTCTAGTATCCAAAATAAGTATAAATTCTTTCAAAGTGAAATACGTGTTAAAATCAACAATTCATCTAAAGAATGCAAAGAGAAATACGTGTGACTATGTTCATAATCAGTATCACTATCTTACACtgataaattaaagatattatgcATATTTTACATGTCATTGGATCCCTTCTTCTCATAGCCTTATGATATTAGAATGATATCTCTTTGGCTTATAAAGTGTATGCattttttaatgtgtttttctAATTACATATTAGATATTGATCAACAATAAGACAACTCAATTTAACAGACTTTAagaattgaattatttttttgttgttttgtttagAGTGAACATAAATGACATAAAACTCATCTACCTACTTCAATAATCACATTTTTACTACTATTAGTAACAGATTTTGATTCCTCAACCGTTAAAATATGGAttaggaaaaaaatattttgtatactctcaaagattttcaaaagaataTTTCTACTTTATTATCATGCAAATTGCAAATAGCCAAGAAGACAAAAACAatgtgaagcaaaacattgacATGGGAATTGGTCTTTTCTATACAAGACGGCAACGTTTTAGCTAAAAAGTGTGTTTTAATGTGTATGATAGGTATGAATGAGAAAGAATTTGCTGGTGAATTATTTGATGCATTGGCTCGTAAGAGAGGAATTGTTACTGGTACAATTACAAAGTCTCAATTGCGTGATTTTTGGGAACAATTATCGGATCAAAGTTTTGATGCTCGTATTCAAACCTTCTTTGATATGTAAGTCATATTTTTCTGTTTTGAATTAGTTACACTTTTGAATGgtggtaagaattaaaaaaagtcaTTTTTATGCATGTTTATGTATTTCACCCTTTTTTAGGTGATAGGTAAAAAGTAATGATGAGAATAACGTAAGGGTAAAATAgaatattattgattttttttctttgccaaagatgaaaataatgcaagtactataaaataatcaaaaaactTATAAGTGCAACTGTGCAAGTATTATAAAACAGAAGaagtaaatttttttagtttgcATAATACTGATCGAGTAAATTAGGTGTTATATGCGTGACAATTTTATACTACATTACCTTTTGTCCTAGTGACAGAAGTTTAATTCTCACCATTTATCGaaagaattaaatttttttctctttctttattATATGAATTTTCAAGTTTACCATCGAATCAAATTCAGGTGAAAAAGtgataatttcattaaacaaaacataagTTTGAATTTACAATAAAATTACATACGTATTGTtctaatgatatttttataactACGAATTATCTTTAATATATAGTTGAAACTTATTTTCAAACTTTTTGACTAATTAATCATTAATGTCAAATCCTTTTGTCTctttaattttatgtaaaattattttgtaataaaagtaaaaaaattgaatgaaaTTGTGGTGGtaggtttaaaattttatttcacaTGATAACGAAATTTCATAGAAATAGATTATGTTTGAAATCTAAGCACGGATTCTACACGTATTGGAATACTATCTTTTGGTCTTTAggtatgaatatattttttttgaaaatgggttttttttttccaataaaaAGTTAtggtcaaatatttttttaaaaatatgacCGAATTATAattcttcaacaaaataaattgaCTCGTTGTGAAGttaatattttacatatattaaTTCCGTATATTTTAGAATTGTATGAATATAGTAGAAGCCTCCAAAGTTGTACTAGCTAATAGTCAAAAGTTTTGAATGATGATATTATTAACAAAACTTAGTAAGCCCCTTTcacatttaataaattattttagtgtaTGTAGGGTTCATATACTGCTTTTTAGTGCTGGAATGTCTcattttattaatcaaaattattaaacgTGATAATTCCTCAAGCACTAAATGGCCCCAATTGCTATTATCATGAagttttttccttattttccgTATCTACAGAAAGGGAAtcaaatttgataaaatatactccctccaaaccaatttagttgtcccatttgcttggacaCGGTTATTAAAGATgttgtggggtccattaaaaagggtaaatagtgaagggtaagtaatgaagggtaagtagtgaagggtagttgggtaagtaaggtatatgggggtatattcgtaattatgtgttgaactaaggatatttaggttaaaaaaattgacaaaaatagaaatgtcaTAACTAAAatgactttgccaaataaagaaatgggacaactaaaatggTTCGGAAGgagcatataatatatattttaaattttcatttatttttagttaaatttagTTCCTTCACATGATATAGGAACAAATTATGAGTTCGAATATCATCGACTtcttatttcaaataaaatatttaacgtCAATTATAAAGATTTCTAAACATTAACTTACACCTTTAATTTGAATTCTTCACATGATTTGgagttctaaatttttttttgtcttatttacatttattttcatataatttgatattattttcggttCTAATAGTCACTTAAACTCTCAAAGAGTTTTAAGACactttcaaattaattttatatatatttattttttttaattaaattttcaatttaatattaGTCTTACATCAAATATTTAAATCATGATTAGTAAAACTATAGCCATTATTTCAAAAACTAATACAAGTActcaaaatttattaaattttaataaagatTATTACTCTATTATGAATTAGTTATACCAAATCAACTTAATCTAATCCTGCTAGAgaagtaaaaattaaatcacCATTTTAGAATGCAcatatttaaaagtaacatgTATTAAGGATTTCTTTTATTCCTTAAAATTTGCaccatataatttaaatatataatattagtgATTTTTGAGTTATAGGGTGCTAATGGTAGATTCATGATCCAAAATTATAAATAGcaccaatttattaaattaaataaataaataatttttaaaaaaaattgatagaattttatttgtaaaataaacaatttaGAAAAATTCATTACTCTAAATTCCAAAAAGTTCTTAAATTATAaggttatttaatatttaagtgTAAATCTGCCGCCATATGACGCAAAATCAAAGTAACCGAAAAAACATGGTAGGAAGAAAAGTTCATTTAATTGAAAATGAACAGGTTGAATGCCCGAAAATCAAGCATTCAATTTGCATAGTCTGTATCGTacaataattacaataaaagtaattattaattaagaGTAATTAATATAGTTTGCACTTTGAAGCACATTATAAGATTGCAACCTCAATTAACGTTCGATATTTATTAGAGTCTACATTTTAGACCCACCTCCTTATTAATAATCACATATTAATTTGAGTTTTTGTcccacttaaaataaaaactgttTTTATTATAGATTATGGATTTAATTtacaattacaaaaaaaataatcacataaataaatttattttgtgatTTTCCATAAGTTTAGGGCATATTTCAAAACAATCATAGAAGCATATCAAAATGGATGATGTGTGaagtaatttaatttaaattctttGCCCACTTGATTAGACTATGTGATAAGATTGCTTATATTTTTGACTTGAATTACAGGGTGGACAAGGATGCAGATGGCAGGATTACTGAAGAAGAAGTCAGAGAAGTAAGTAGAAAATCATTTTAGTATTATATTAAATCTTTTTTACTCTACCATTATTGCATAATGATATAGAagtcataatcatcatcattaacgGTATACTCCGCTTATAAAATTATGATTCAAGTCTGAAATTAAATATCGGCAGACTTATTTATCAAAAGTGATAGGAAGGTTGTGGCCCGCGTTAGGTATAAAACATAGCATGATTGAAGtcccaagatatattatatattctaacagtCAGTGAGGCTTTCGACTCGTTGCAATTTaagtatttatatttatatttgttttatttgtaggttaattaattgattaatggTAATGATTAATGCAGATTATCTCCTTAAGTGCATCAGCTAATAAGCTGTCCACAATTCAAACTAATGCTGAGGAATATGCTGCTCTTATCATGGAAGAGCTTGATCCTGATGGCCTTGGTTTCATTGAGGTTGGTCTTTTGTTTCGTTCAGTCATGATTTGATGGACCGGATAAGGGACGGGTCGATTTTAAGTAAATATGGACCTAATTGGATAAGGGCCTTTAAAACTTAATAAGGGCTTTACATGGGCCGGGCTTTGAAAGCCCGTACTGGCCCAACCTAGCCCAtgtttattactaaaaattatattaatccacatttatcaatttataataattaaattgaaaaaatattaataaaccccattgacattgtcatttataatatttaaactaTTCATTAATCATGCTTTTGGACCCTTATTGAGCCAGTTTATCGGGCTAGCCCAATAACAACTTATTGGGCTAGCCCGGGTAACAGCTTATTGGGCTAACCTTGTAAATTCAAAAGTTAAGCCCAGAATATTATTAGACCTATAGCCCAACTTTGGTATCACAAAATACTAATCATTCTGATCATTTTTGCAAATGTGTAGCTCCACAACTTGGAAATGCTACTGATTCAAGCACCTACACACTCAAACAGCACGGTAACTGACAGCCGAAAGCTGAGCCAATTGCTTAGCCAAAAGCTAGTTCCGACCAAAGAGCCGAATCCTATCAAACGAGGTGCTAATAAGTTAGCTTACTTCGTCGAGGATAACTGGAAGAGGATATGGGTTATACTATTATGGCTTGGCATATGTGCTGGTCTCTTCACTTGGAAGTTCATACAATACAAGAATCGTTATGTGTTCCATGTCATGGGTTATTGTGTCACGGCTGCAAAGGGTGCAGCCGAGACACTTAAATTCAACATGGCGCTCATCCTTCTTCCTGTTTGTAGGAACACCATCACCTGGCTTAGGAGCCGAACAAAGCTAGGAATGGCGGTTCCTTTTGATGATAACATCAATTTTCACAAGGTAGTGGCTCTTGGTATCGGAGTTGGGGTTGCCATACACGCGTTATGCCATCTTACGTGTGACTTCCCTAGGCTGCTACACGCATCAAATGAGGCGTATGCACCCTTAGCGCAATACTTTGGAGAAAGAAGGCCTCGTAATTACTGGTGGTTTGTTAAGGGAAAGGAAGGATGGACGGGGGTTACTATGGTTATCTTAATGACTATTGCGTTCACCCTCGCCCAACCTTGGTTTCGAAGGAATAGGCTTAAGCTTCCTAAGGCTCTTAAGAAACTAACTGGATTCAATGCATTTTGGTACTCTCACCATCTCTTTGTCATAGTCTATGCCCTCTTGTTAGTCCATGGGTGGTTCCTCTTCCTTAGCAAAGATTGGTACAAGAAAACGGTAAGCCAACTTATCAACATAACTACATTGTTCTAACTTGTTTAACTTAGATGTAAGTTAACACCTGAAAGTAGGCTTGGCAAAGCTGATCTGACCTGAAACAAGTGGGTTTGGATTGAGACTTtacacttaattaattaaatgggttaatatttattaaatggaTTAGGTTCAGGTCTAAATTTTAAGCCTGAAACAAACTTATATAACCCATTTTAATTAAAGGAGTAAATTATgagttaaatcaataagtataacCTAGTGTTGATTCATTCAATATATTCCTATTTttcataagaaaaaaaataaacatttcgtaaatgaaaattttaaattatagcataaaaaatttgatgtaaataatgttaaaaaccctaaaatgagGACAAAAAACTCCACACACATTAAGTGGGTCGAAATCAAGTCTACCTGACCTATTGCAGGTCGGGCTAAGGTTTTGATTTTcaacccaattaattaaacatGTTAGGTTTGCATCAAGGGGTTTATGACCTATTTATATACTTCTATGACCCAAATCCGAATCAGAACCCGAACCCAACCAACCTAATATATTTGATAGGTTTACCAGAAGGTCCAATTTTGAAGTTTATCTTTGTATTCTAATAGTGTGTATTATGATCTGAATGTAGACATGGATGTATCTCGCTGTGCCAGTTCTCTTATACGCCTGCGAGAGGCTGATCAGGGCGCTTAGGTCGGGTTATAAGACCGTGCAGATATCAAAGGTTGCTGTCTACCCAGGGAATGTATTGTCATTGCAAATGACAAAACCTCAGAATTTCAAGTACACCAGTGGACAGTACATATTTGTAAACTGTGCTGATGTTTCGCCTTTCGAATGGTACTAATTCGTGTTAAGAACTTCAAGTATAGTTTTCAAATTGATCTTTATGCGTTGATAAGAATTAATTTCTAATTTGAGATATGTTTCGATTTGGTTTAGGCATCCGTTCTCTCTGACTTCCGCTCCGGGAGATGATTATGTAAGTGTTCACATTCGTACATTGGGTGATTGGACCTCTCAACTCCGAACACTCTTCTCCAAACTATGTCAACCTCCTACAAGTAGTGATCAGAGTGGACTTCTTAGAGCGGATATTGGCAACCCTTCAATTCCTAGGTGATTCAGACTTTCGATTATCtatacttaaataaatttttatgggAATTTactgtcaagaaaccaactcaactaaaagtttaaactaatgGTTATTCTAATAATGGTTATATGCTAACAATTGTGTCGCATATCTTTTGTAGGATGCCAAGGCTTAAGATTGACGGTCCATATGGGGCGCCAGCCCAAGACTATAAGAAATATGACGTACTTTTACTAGTAGG
Coding sequences:
- the LOC130817352 gene encoding respiratory burst oxidase homolog protein B, which codes for MRKASMEIQENNHYQETGSDQGGSVHSQNRVTFSGPLTPKRRNNSKRSSFKDEDENEYVEITLDVRDDSVSVQDIKGAVGDQEAALLTSHLQKHRPQTLTSQLSAKLKQVSRELKRVASSSNRGFKHLDRSKTTAARALKGLQFLNKNVGSEGWAQIEKRFEELAVDGLLLKSRFGKCIGMNEKEFAGELFDALARKRGIVTGTITKSQLRDFWEQLSDQSFDARIQTFFDMVDKDADGRITEEEVREIISLSASANKLSTIQTNAEEYAALIMEELDPDGLGFIELHNLEMLLIQAPTHSNSTVTDSRKLSQLLSQKLVPTKEPNPIKRGANKLAYFVEDNWKRIWVILLWLGICAGLFTWKFIQYKNRYVFHVMGYCVTAAKGAAETLKFNMALILLPVCRNTITWLRSRTKLGMAVPFDDNINFHKVVALGIGVGVAIHALCHLTCDFPRLLHASNEAYAPLAQYFGERRPRNYWWFVKGKEGWTGVTMVILMTIAFTLAQPWFRRNRLKLPKALKKLTGFNAFWYSHHLFVIVYALLLVHGWFLFLSKDWYKKTTWMYLAVPVLLYACERLIRALRSGYKTVQISKVAVYPGNVLSLQMTKPQNFKYTSGQYIFVNCADVSPFEWHPFSLTSAPGDDYVSVHIRTLGDWTSQLRTLFSKLCQPPTSSDQSGLLRADIGNPSIPRMPRLKIDGPYGAPAQDYKKYDVLLLVGLGIGATPLISIVKDVLYHIKQQKDVEQGLADDSITQRRKPFNVQRAYFYWVTREQGSFEWFRSVMNEVAEFDRDHVIELHNYCTSVYEEGDARSALIAMLQSLHHAKNGMDIVSGTRVKTHFARPNWRAVFKHVAVNHTDKRVGVFYCGAPGLTQQLRHLSQDFSRKTSTKFDFHKENF